A DNA window from Mucilaginibacter xinganensis contains the following coding sequences:
- a CDS encoding PQQ-dependent sugar dehydrogenase: MFSKFYKPLILGTVLLSVTATVMAQTGDPVEKNKANSNYKPAFAGQTRIGSVKTKTPYTTTVINTGLNSPWGMHVLPDGRLLISSKPGTMQILTTDGKVVKTITGFPAVQYESQGGLLDINIDPDFTTNRMIYWTYAQPGEGATLAVAKGKLSADETKLENVKVIWEAYPRFKGAGQFGSRLLFDKQGNIFVTSGDRMANEMRVKAQDLNTTTGKIIHITKEGKPVAGNPFIGKPDAKPEIYAYGFRNPDGFSFNPVTGDLWEAEFGPRGGDEINLIKPGGNYGWPFVTYGIEYSGGKVYDGIQQKKGTIQPVYYWDPVISPGCIMFYTGNIAEWKNNLFVGGLSGQHIIRLVIKNNKVVGEERLLADKNERWRCMATGKDGAIYAATDGGKLYKIAKQ; encoded by the coding sequence ATGTTTTCAAAATTTTATAAGCCGTTAATATTAGGAACCGTCCTTTTATCGGTAACCGCAACCGTTATGGCGCAAACCGGCGACCCTGTTGAAAAAAATAAGGCGAATAGCAATTATAAACCTGCTTTTGCGGGGCAAACACGTATCGGCAGTGTTAAAACTAAAACCCCTTATACGACTACCGTTATAAACACCGGGCTAAATAGCCCATGGGGGATGCATGTTTTGCCCGACGGTCGTTTGCTCATCAGCAGTAAGCCGGGAACTATGCAAATACTAACAACCGATGGTAAAGTTGTAAAAACTATTACCGGTTTCCCGGCCGTACAGTATGAAAGCCAGGGTGGTTTGCTTGACATAAACATCGACCCTGATTTTACTACAAATAGAATGATTTACTGGACCTATGCCCAGCCTGGCGAAGGAGCCACACTTGCTGTGGCCAAAGGCAAACTGTCTGCCGATGAAACAAAGCTGGAAAATGTTAAGGTGATTTGGGAAGCATATCCACGTTTTAAGGGTGCCGGTCAGTTCGGTTCGCGTTTATTATTTGATAAACAAGGCAATATTTTCGTCACCTCGGGCGACCGTATGGCGAATGAAATGCGCGTAAAGGCACAAGACCTGAACACAACAACTGGTAAGATCATACATATCACTAAAGAGGGAAAGCCGGTTGCCGGTAACCCATTTATTGGCAAACCCGACGCTAAGCCCGAAATATATGCCTACGGTTTCCGCAACCCGGATGGGTTTTCCTTTAACCCCGTTACAGGCGACCTTTGGGAAGCTGAGTTTGGTCCTCGCGGTGGCGACGAGATCAATTTGATCAAACCGGGTGGTAACTATGGCTGGCCTTTTGTTACTTATGGGATCGAATACAGCGGCGGGAAGGTTTATGATGGAATCCAACAAAAAAAGGGAACTATACAGCCGGTTTACTATTGGGACCCGGTTATTTCACCTGGCTGCATAATGTTTTATACGGGTAACATTGCCGAATGGAAAAACAACCTGTTTGTTGGAGGGCTAAGCGGACAACACATCATTCGCCTGGTAATAAAAAACAACAAAGTGGTGGGCGAAGAACGTTTACTTGCTGATAAAAACGAACGCTGGCGCTGCATGGCTACTGGAAAAGATGGAGCTATTTACGCCGCTACTGACGGTGGAAAATTGTATAAGATAGCTAAGCAATAA
- a CDS encoding START-like domain-containing protein — MCDKKKFNIEYEIKSSPRILYSFLNEPNGLAQWFADDVSVREQIYTFTWDDEPQKAKLIAIKENKLVRFRWIDDEPTCYFEMEIIQDELTNDVALSITDFATDDTIGERKLIWDNQIEYLISVLGA; from the coding sequence ATGTGCGATAAGAAGAAATTTAATATTGAGTATGAAATAAAATCATCTCCGCGAATACTGTATAGCTTTCTAAATGAGCCAAATGGACTAGCACAATGGTTTGCTGACGACGTCAGCGTAAGGGAACAGATTTACACTTTTACCTGGGACGACGAACCTCAAAAGGCCAAATTAATTGCAATAAAAGAAAATAAACTGGTACGATTCAGGTGGATTGACGATGAACCCACCTGCTATTTTGAAATGGAAATCATCCAGGATGAACTGACAAACGATGTTGCCCTCAGTATTACCGATTTTGCTACAGACGATACTATCGGCGAGCGCAAGCTGATATGGGACAATCAAATTGAATACCTGATAAGTGTGCTCGGAGCTTAA
- the tsaD gene encoding tRNA (adenosine(37)-N6)-threonylcarbamoyltransferase complex transferase subunit TsaD, whose protein sequence is MPVILGIESSCDETSASICVDGEILSNVIANQTIHEAYGGVVPELASRVHQQNIVPAVQQALINAKVNKNDVDAVAFTRGPGLLGSLLVGVSFAKAFALAKEIPLIDINHMQAHVLAHFIGDNKPSFPFLCLTVSGGHTQIVLIKDYFDMEVIGQTLDDAAGEAMDKTSKILGLPYPGGPLIDKYARLGNPDAYKFPEPQIPNLDFSFSGLKTSILYFIRDNVAANPNFVQENLNDICASVEKRIATILLNKLSKAAMACNITDIALAGGVSANTGLRQGLLALGEKNNWRCFIPKMEYCTDNAAMIAIAGYYKFLKGEFTDQSVAPLARMPM, encoded by the coding sequence GTGCCTGTAATATTAGGAATCGAATCTTCATGCGATGAAACCTCTGCCTCTATATGTGTTGATGGCGAGATACTTAGCAATGTTATTGCCAACCAAACCATTCACGAAGCTTATGGCGGTGTTGTCCCTGAGCTTGCCTCAAGGGTTCACCAGCAAAATATTGTTCCTGCCGTACAACAGGCACTGATAAACGCAAAAGTAAACAAAAATGATGTGGATGCGGTAGCTTTTACGCGCGGTCCCGGTCTTTTAGGTTCATTGCTGGTGGGCGTTTCGTTTGCGAAAGCATTTGCGCTGGCAAAAGAAATCCCACTGATTGACATAAATCACATGCAGGCCCACGTACTGGCACATTTTATAGGCGACAATAAACCATCGTTCCCGTTTTTGTGCTTAACGGTATCTGGCGGGCATACACAAATAGTTTTAATTAAAGACTATTTTGATATGGAGGTGATAGGGCAAACACTTGATGATGCCGCCGGCGAAGCTATGGATAAAACCAGCAAAATTTTAGGTTTACCCTACCCTGGCGGCCCGCTTATTGATAAGTATGCGCGCCTGGGAAATCCTGACGCCTATAAATTCCCTGAGCCGCAGATCCCCAACCTCGATTTCAGCTTTAGCGGGCTAAAAACATCCATCCTTTATTTTATACGGGATAATGTGGCGGCTAACCCAAATTTTGTACAGGAAAATCTCAATGATATTTGCGCCTCGGTCGAAAAACGGATAGCTACCATTCTTTTAAACAAACTAAGCAAGGCCGCTATGGCTTGTAATATAACGGATATTGCCCTGGCTGGTGGTGTATCTGCCAACACGGGGTTACGGCAGGGGCTGTTAGCTTTAGGCGAAAAAAACAACTGGCGCTGTTTTATTCCCAAAATGGAGTACTGCACCGATAACGCAGCAATGATAGCTATTGCAGGTTACTATAAGTTTTTAAAGGGTGAATTTACCGATCAATCGGTTGCGCCGCTGGCAAGGATGCCAATGTAA
- a CDS encoding bifunctional 3,4-dihydroxy-2-butanone-4-phosphate synthase/GTP cyclohydrolase II, with the protein MLNTINEAIEAIKSGKTIIVVDDEDRENEGDFLTAARNATPETINFMVRYGRGLVCAPITEKRARELELEPMVSRNTTSHETNFTVSVDLLAGCTTGISATDRSKTTLALIDPATKPEDLGRPGHIFPLIGRDGGVLRRTGHTEAAIDLAVLAGFEPAGVICEIMKEDGDMARLPELLVLAKEFDLKIISIKDLIAYRLATETLVHKDVSVKMPTEWGDFDMIAYTQADTGENHLALVKGTWEPDEPVLVRVHSSCVTGDIFGSCRCDCGPQLHKAMEMINREGKGVVVYMNQEGRGIGLINKLKAYHLQENGMDTVEANVALGFPMDKRDYGVGAQILRSLGVSKMRLMTNNPKKRAGLIGYGLEVVENVPIEIESNPHNEVYLRTKRDKMDHAIMRDH; encoded by the coding sequence ATGTTAAACACTATAAACGAAGCGATAGAAGCTATAAAAAGCGGAAAAACGATAATTGTTGTTGATGACGAAGACAGGGAAAATGAGGGTGATTTTTTAACAGCCGCCCGCAACGCTACTCCCGAAACTATAAACTTTATGGTTCGCTATGGCAGGGGCCTGGTTTGTGCGCCGATTACTGAAAAACGCGCAAGGGAACTGGAACTGGAACCCATGGTGAGCCGTAACACCACATCGCATGAAACCAATTTCACGGTTTCGGTTGATCTGCTGGCGGGCTGTACAACCGGTATATCCGCTACTGACCGTTCAAAAACTACGCTTGCATTAATTGATCCGGCAACAAAACCTGAAGACCTTGGTCGTCCGGGGCACATATTCCCCCTTATAGGCAGGGATGGTGGCGTATTGCGGCGTACCGGGCATACCGAAGCGGCAATTGACCTTGCTGTATTAGCAGGATTTGAACCTGCAGGGGTAATTTGCGAGATCATGAAAGAAGATGGCGATATGGCACGCCTGCCCGAGCTGTTAGTATTAGCAAAAGAATTTGACCTTAAAATTATTTCTATAAAAGACCTGATCGCTTATCGTTTGGCAACTGAAACGCTGGTGCACAAAGATGTATCTGTAAAGATGCCTACAGAATGGGGCGATTTTGACATGATAGCTTATACCCAGGCTGATACCGGCGAAAACCATTTAGCGCTGGTAAAGGGCACCTGGGAACCTGATGAGCCCGTTTTAGTACGTGTTCACAGTTCATGTGTTACCGGCGATATTTTTGGCTCGTGCCGTTGCGATTGCGGCCCGCAGCTACACAAGGCGATGGAGATGATTAACCGCGAAGGAAAAGGTGTGGTTGTTTACATGAATCAGGAAGGCCGTGGAATAGGCCTCATCAATAAACTGAAGGCTTACCATTTGCAGGAAAACGGCATGGATACGGTTGAAGCAAACGTTGCGCTTGGTTTCCCGATGGATAAAAGAGACTATGGCGTTGGCGCACAAATATTGCGCAGCCTGGGCGTATCAAAAATGCGTTTGATGACCAATAATCCGAAAAAACGTGCCGGGTTGATAGGTTATGGCCTCGAAGTTGTTGAGAACGTACCGATTGAAATTGAATCAAACCCGCATAACGAAGTTTACTTAAGGACAAAAAGAGATAAAATGGATCACGCTATTATGCGCGATCACTGA
- a CDS encoding GIY-YIG nuclease family protein, whose protein sequence is MYIGFISDLTDRFLSHNELATKGRTVKYRPWVIAHTEEFQTKKGSYYKGKPIEIGQQQKVCL, encoded by the coding sequence ATTTACATCGGTTTTATTTCCGATTTGACCGATCGTTTCCTATCACATAATGAATTAGCCACAAAGGGGCGTACCGTCAAATACAGGCCATGGGTAATAGCGCACACTGAAGAATTTCAAACTAAAAAAGGAAGCTATTATAAGGGAAAACCAATTGAAATCGGCCAACAGCAGAAAGTTTGCCTGTAG
- a CDS encoding translocation/assembly module TamB domain-containing protein, producing MNNYLKGKVIKKVLKIALSIVLVILLIISILLLVFQYKPVQTWAAKKATGYLSEKLNTEVNIQSLYIKPFSSIVLEGFYVLDKQKDTLLSTPKLEVDLSNFSLFSSISNKSIDFKLIKLDNGSVYLKKQSDSTSNLQFIIDKLSGGPPDTTKSKPWQVVFEKIAINNFHFRFKNMLVDTVIKGINFDDLDVKHFSAVVKNMDIKNHLFKGNVSNLTLREKSGFYLKKFNADATIDTNQILAQNLFILTDHSSLKNYFRMKFKSFDDVSAHIEDKVYMDGDFKSSKISSTDIAYFTSGLEDVKFDLGIDGRIKGYVNNLRAKQLTVTGAKATYIRGDFNLKGLPDWDNTFLELNFDQIATNKTDLDFLYSNFTGKRYAKVPDIISKFGNVNFSGRFTGLQNDFVAYGTFKTKLGRFDSDINLKINKAGVPAYSGKLNTYAFDLGELLDEQDLGRVTMVANVKGSGDELKNLNENVDAKISELAFKGYNYHNLALNGTFIKKVASGKLVINDKKITLNGTGSVDLNPVLPVYSFSGNIDNAKLHDLKLLNDTITFTTQMKANFSGNNLNNLSGEATLQKIRIVDPRNNYVIDSLQISANGKGHQRAINLKSDIADGFIKGSFDLPTLPSYFKTIVKKYIPSLKTDIVTPKPQDFTFNLTLKNINPLIAIFVPDLKIPDQGTFVGDFNSEKKNATLNVYIKTIQYGKTVFHDFIIDEGTTDDYLGLNISLSKVNITDSLFIKNITITNFLKRDSLNFNVKLSDKDAVNQLDLYGLVNFGRDTTAKLHILPSEVILEHQKWRILEKVRVKFLDGKTEVQGFELANGQQKVKIDGFVSDNPADKLKLTFQNFSMVTLNQLTKSAGVQLKGLLNGDVNLTSIMKSPGLDAKLAIDSLSMNNTLVGDVKIESTLGNDRKQADVKVNIKNRGLETMNLAGVYQIGHGTEDNLDFDVNMNQTEAIIFEPFIKDLVSNVKGTISSNLKLTGPVSKPKLNGNLILNNTGVTVNYLKTPYIVTDTVDVVNSVAKINGMVLRDIKNGTGTVNGTVDLNNLANPDIEVSVDAKNLMALNTSFKDNHLYYGTAYGTGKFSFNGPVDNMKIDIKASTEAGTVFNIPLNTSVTVSDYDFIKFVSHSDTTKYAPKTLAFNGVTLNFDLTVDEKTVVKITTDYGVLEGSGQAKDLKLNINSLGDFEMFGDFLITSGKFEFTAKNFISKNFTVNQGGTIRWTGSPSNASINLNAIYEVRTDIQPLYQAAGSQSPKGRSLELVQAELILTKTLLQPTIDFDFNFPLDPSIKEDLSTYLSDNNNRSQQALSIIVRRNFSNGANNNLTNQVLGTAGEAVSEFAFNKLNSFISQSNIKNLDLNIRSFNDLGVSYRFKNRLILTGSLFNSTSGSSDLFNNNTSLFNSNFSQLTKDFEAQYLIRKDGNLSARYSYRVLNSTTLNTLQDQLNVQYVNGIGLVYQRDFDTFGEFIRNIFRSGRRKTAPVNPTPVPPTTQTPAVIAPNPDDEDQ from the coding sequence ATCAATAACTATTTAAAAGGCAAAGTTATTAAAAAAGTACTCAAAATAGCGCTAAGTATAGTATTGGTTATTCTGTTAATTATCAGCATACTTTTGCTGGTGTTTCAATATAAGCCCGTGCAAACCTGGGCGGCCAAAAAAGCCACGGGTTACCTGTCTGAAAAATTAAATACCGAGGTTAATATTCAAAGCCTTTACATAAAGCCGTTTTCATCAATTGTGCTGGAGGGGTTTTATGTGCTGGATAAGCAAAAAGATACGCTGTTAAGTACTCCAAAACTCGAAGTTGACCTGAGCAATTTTTCATTGTTCAGCAGTATAAGCAACAAGTCTATCGATTTTAAGCTCATTAAACTGGATAATGGTTCTGTATATCTGAAAAAGCAAAGCGACAGTACCTCCAATCTCCAGTTTATTATTGATAAACTGAGCGGCGGCCCTCCTGATACCACCAAAAGTAAACCGTGGCAGGTTGTGTTTGAAAAAATTGCTATCAACAATTTCCACTTTCGCTTTAAGAACATGCTGGTGGATACGGTCATCAAAGGAATAAATTTTGACGACCTTGACGTGAAGCATTTTAGCGCAGTTGTTAAAAATATGGATATTAAGAACCATCTTTTTAAAGGCAATGTAAGCAATCTTACACTTCGGGAAAAAAGCGGGTTCTATCTTAAAAAGTTTAATGCCGACGCTACCATCGATACCAACCAGATCCTGGCGCAAAACCTTTTTATCCTCACCGACCATTCGAGCCTTAAAAACTATTTTAGGATGAAGTTTAAATCATTTGATGATGTAAGTGCTCATATTGAAGATAAAGTTTACATGGATGGGGATTTTAAATCATCAAAAATTTCCTCAACAGATATTGCTTATTTTACCAGCGGGCTGGAGGATGTGAAATTTGACCTGGGTATTGATGGCCGCATTAAAGGCTATGTAAATAATCTCAGGGCAAAACAGCTTACGGTTACAGGTGCTAAAGCTACTTACATTAGGGGCGATTTCAATTTAAAGGGTTTGCCAGATTGGGACAATACTTTTCTTGAACTGAATTTTGACCAGATAGCTACCAATAAAACCGATCTTGACTTTCTTTACAGCAATTTCACGGGTAAGCGTTATGCTAAAGTGCCTGATATTATCTCCAAATTTGGAAATGTCAATTTTTCAGGCAGGTTTACCGGGTTGCAGAACGATTTTGTAGCCTACGGAACATTTAAAACTAAACTGGGGAGGTTTGACTCCGATATTAACCTCAAAATAAATAAAGCCGGCGTGCCGGCCTACAGCGGCAAGCTTAACACCTATGCGTTTGATCTTGGTGAGCTGCTTGATGAGCAGGATCTTGGGCGGGTTACCATGGTGGCCAATGTTAAAGGCAGCGGCGATGAGCTTAAAAATTTAAACGAAAACGTTGACGCTAAAATAAGCGAACTGGCCTTTAAGGGCTACAATTATCACAACCTGGCTTTAAACGGGACTTTTATTAAAAAAGTGGCCAGCGGTAAATTGGTAATAAATGATAAAAAAATAACGCTTAACGGAACCGGGAGCGTCGACCTTAATCCGGTTTTGCCTGTTTACAGTTTTTCAGGGAATATTGACAATGCAAAACTGCATGATTTAAAACTCCTGAATGATACCATCACTTTCACCACACAGATGAAAGCTAATTTCTCAGGAAATAATTTGAATAACCTGAGCGGCGAAGCTACGCTGCAGAAAATAAGAATAGTTGATCCCCGGAATAATTACGTTATTGATTCCCTGCAAATCTCTGCAAACGGAAAAGGGCATCAAAGAGCCATTAACCTAAAATCAGATATTGCTGATGGCTTTATAAAAGGCAGTTTTGATTTGCCAACGCTTCCTTCTTATTTTAAAACCATTGTAAAGAAATATATACCATCATTAAAGACAGATATAGTAACACCTAAGCCGCAGGATTTTACTTTTAATTTAACGCTTAAAAATATCAATCCGCTAATCGCCATTTTTGTTCCGGATCTTAAAATTCCAGACCAGGGTACGTTTGTAGGTGATTTTAATTCAGAAAAGAAAAATGCAACGCTGAATGTGTATATCAAAACCATTCAATACGGTAAAACTGTTTTTCATGATTTCATTATTGATGAAGGCACTACTGATGATTATTTAGGCTTAAATATATCCCTGAGCAAGGTGAATATTACCGATAGCCTGTTTATTAAAAACATAACTATCACCAATTTCTTAAAAAGAGACAGTCTTAACTTCAACGTAAAGCTATCAGATAAAGACGCTGTTAACCAATTAGACTTGTACGGACTGGTGAATTTTGGACGAGACACTACTGCGAAGTTGCATATACTGCCTTCCGAGGTGATACTTGAACATCAAAAATGGAGGATATTAGAGAAGGTAAGAGTTAAATTTTTAGATGGCAAAACAGAGGTGCAGGGTTTTGAGTTGGCAAACGGCCAGCAAAAGGTGAAAATAGATGGTTTTGTATCAGATAATCCGGCCGATAAACTGAAGCTTACTTTTCAAAACTTTAGTATGGTGACCCTAAACCAATTAACAAAATCTGCCGGAGTCCAGTTAAAGGGTTTGCTTAATGGTGATGTTAATCTTACGTCAATTATGAAATCGCCTGGCTTAGATGCAAAATTAGCGATCGACTCTCTGTCGATGAATAATACGCTGGTGGGTGATGTGAAGATAGAATCCACTCTGGGGAATGACCGTAAGCAGGCTGATGTAAAAGTGAATATAAAAAATCGCGGACTTGAAACGATGAATCTTGCCGGGGTGTATCAAATAGGGCACGGCACAGAAGATAACCTTGATTTTGATGTAAATATGAACCAGACGGAGGCGATAATTTTTGAACCTTTTATAAAAGATCTGGTCTCGAATGTTAAAGGAACTATTTCATCTAACCTGAAATTAACCGGGCCTGTATCAAAACCAAAACTGAATGGCAATTTGATCCTTAATAATACAGGTGTCACCGTTAATTATTTAAAAACGCCATACATTGTCACTGACACTGTTGATGTGGTTAATAGCGTAGCGAAAATAAACGGGATGGTATTGAGAGATATTAAGAATGGTACAGGTACTGTTAATGGTACCGTAGATCTGAACAATCTTGCAAACCCGGATATTGAGGTTAGCGTTGATGCCAAAAATTTGATGGCGCTTAACACCAGTTTTAAAGATAATCACCTTTATTATGGTACGGCTTACGGAACCGGCAAGTTTAGTTTTAACGGGCCGGTTGATAATATGAAGATTGATATTAAGGCCAGCACCGAAGCGGGTACTGTATTTAATATTCCTCTGAATACCTCGGTAACAGTTAGTGATTATGATTTTATAAAATTTGTAAGCCACAGCGATACCACGAAATATGCTCCCAAAACGCTTGCTTTTAATGGCGTTACGCTGAATTTTGATCTTACTGTTGACGAAAAGACAGTAGTGAAAATAACTACCGATTATGGCGTACTGGAAGGGAGCGGGCAAGCTAAGGACTTAAAATTAAATATCAATAGCCTGGGCGATTTTGAAATGTTCGGCGACTTTTTAATTACTTCAGGTAAGTTTGAGTTTACAGCGAAAAATTTTATCAGTAAAAACTTTACAGTAAACCAGGGAGGTACTATCCGTTGGACAGGTAGCCCCTCAAATGCATCAATAAACCTTAATGCCATTTATGAAGTGCGTACGGATATACAGCCTTTGTACCAGGCCGCAGGGTCTCAATCGCCTAAAGGGCGCTCATTGGAGTTGGTACAGGCCGAATTGATCTTAACCAAAACACTGTTGCAACCTACCATTGACTTCGATTTTAATTTTCCGCTCGATCCGTCTATTAAAGAAGATTTGAGTACTTATTTGTCTGATAATAACAACCGGAGCCAACAGGCGCTAAGTATAATTGTAAGACGTAATTTCAGCAATGGAGCCAATAATAATTTAACCAACCAGGTATTAGGTACCGCGGGCGAGGCTGTAAGTGAATTTGCGTTTAATAAATTAAACAGCTTTATATCGCAGTCAAATATTAAAAACCTCGATTTGAATATCCGATCATTTAATGACCTCGGCGTTTCGTACCGGTTTAAAAACCGCCTTATACTTACCGGCAGTTTGTTCAATTCTACTTCAGGCAGCAGCGATTTGTTTAACAATAACACCAGCTTGTTTAACTCAAATTTTAGCCAGTTAACAAAGGATTTTGAAGCGCAGTACCTTATCCGTAAAGATGGTAATTTGAGCGCAAGATATTCATACCGGGTTTTAAACAGTACTACGTTAAACACCCTGCAAGACCAGTTGAATGTGCAGTATGTTAATGGTATAGGTTTAGTTTACCAGCGAGATTTTGACACATTTGGTGAATTTATCAGGAATATTTTCAGATCGGGACGAAGAAAAACAGCACCTGTTAACCCTACGCCGGTGCCGCCTACAACGCAAACACCGGCAGTTATTGCTCCTAATCCGGATGATGAAGATCAGTGA
- a CDS encoding LptF/LptG family permease: MKKIHLLLLKSFIRPFIVTFLIVMFVLLMLFLFKYVDDLIGKGFEWYVILELMMYASATNVAMALPLSVLLSSIMTYGSLGENYELVAIKSAGISLRRAMYPMLIVVVIFSVAAFMFSDYMLPIANLKYFSLLYDARQQKSANFLPEGVFSNSFPGHVIRVKRKDPDGQTLYDIMIYSKSAAENNTDVLLAKEGKMYRTPNGEFLVLKLKDGVRYSEDHARNNFNIRQVLTRYRFKETEQKFDISGLKMHRTDENEFKNAFQMMNLSQLKTNENFTRRQVDSGLNVNFKLITAYLKYYSITPKPDSVKKYAKSITKNINKTIDDLRLSEQLGAIANASSEARSIQDLLKNRSERDKDLNNNIRRAMLEYQKKFTLSAACIALFLIGAPLGAIIRKGGLGLPVVVSVIFFLIYYIISTIGEKAVKDGDLSPIIGSWVAICIITPIGMFLSYKAARDSVIFDMESYKRFFNKLFKRKITTG; the protein is encoded by the coding sequence ATGAAGAAAATACATCTTTTACTGCTTAAATCGTTTATTCGGCCATTTATTGTCACGTTCCTGATCGTGATGTTTGTGTTGCTGATGCTGTTCTTATTTAAATACGTCGATGACCTTATCGGCAAGGGGTTTGAATGGTACGTAATACTTGAACTTATGATGTACGCCTCTGCCACCAACGTAGCCATGGCGCTGCCGTTGTCTGTGCTGCTCTCCTCCATCATGACGTACGGCAGCCTTGGGGAAAATTATGAGCTGGTGGCTATTAAATCTGCCGGCATTTCGTTACGTCGCGCAATGTACCCTATGCTTATTGTGGTAGTTATTTTTAGCGTTGCCGCTTTCATGTTTTCGGACTATATGCTGCCGATAGCCAACTTAAAATATTTTTCATTACTCTATGACGCACGCCAGCAAAAGTCAGCCAACTTTTTGCCTGAAGGGGTTTTCAGCAACAGTTTCCCGGGACATGTGATTAGGGTAAAAAGAAAAGATCCGGACGGGCAAACGCTTTATGACATCATGATCTATTCTAAAAGCGCGGCCGAAAACAATACCGACGTATTGCTTGCCAAAGAAGGTAAAATGTATCGCACGCCCAACGGTGAGTTCCTGGTGTTGAAGCTTAAAGACGGAGTAAGATATTCCGAGGACCATGCACGAAATAATTTTAACATCCGCCAGGTATTAACGCGCTATCGCTTTAAGGAAACAGAACAAAAATTCGACATTTCGGGCCTTAAAATGCACCGCACTGATGAAAATGAGTTTAAGAACGCCTTTCAAATGATGAACCTTAGTCAGTTAAAAACAAATGAAAACTTTACCCGGCGCCAGGTTGACAGCGGTTTAAACGTAAACTTTAAATTAATAACTGCTTATCTTAAGTATTATTCGATAACACCCAAGCCCGATTCGGTAAAAAAATATGCCAAATCAATCACAAAAAACATTAATAAAACCATTGATGACTTAAGATTGAGCGAACAATTGGGGGCTATCGCAAATGCTTCAAGCGAAGCGCGTTCTATACAGGATTTATTAAAAAACCGTTCAGAACGTGATAAGGACCTTAATAATAATATCCGCAGGGCAATGCTTGAATACCAGAAAAAATTCACCTTGTCTGCCGCCTGTATCGCTTTATTTTTAATAGGCGCTCCACTTGGCGCAATTATTCGCAAAGGCGGTCTTGGCCTGCCCGTGGTAGTTTCTGTTATCTTTTTTCTGATCTATTATATCATTTCAACCATTGGTGAAAAAGCGGTAAAAGATGGAGATCTGTCACCTATCATCGGTTCATGGGTTGCCATTTGTATTATTACACCAATTGGCATGTTTCTTTCATACAAGGCGGCCAGGGATTCGGTCATTTTTGATATGGAAAGTTACAAACGGTTTTTCAACAAACTGTTTAAACGTAAAATAACCACCGGTTGA